AACCTATGCGATGAGTTGATGTTCCTTGGGGAAAAGAGATTTGGTGGATATGCCGAGGCGGTTTCTGTACCGGAACGAAACATATTCAAATTACCGGATGATCAATTCGAGAAATACGCGGCAGCAACTTGCCCATTAGCAACTGCTATACATGCAACTAAGCTAGTGGATCCACGTGGATTAAAGGTTATGGTTACTGGAGCAGGAGGAAGCGTTGGTATACATATGATTCAGTACTTGAAGATGCTTGGCGCCAAGGTTGTGGCCATTACTTCCAAGCAAAAAAAGCCAATAATAGAGAAATACGCCGATGAAGTGGTGCTGGAGGGAGAGAAATATAATGGCTACGTTGATGTCGTGTACGAGAACGTGGGTGCGCCAACAATTAATGAATCATTGCGTAGCCTAAGGAAGGAGGGGACCCTAGTGCTCATAGGTAATGTCGAGGGACAGGAGATACCGCTCAAACGACCGGCATTGACCATAATGAGGGAACAACGAATTATTGGATCGGCCGCCTACACTAAATCCGAGGTTCTGGAGGCAATTAAATTAATACATGAAGGATCCATAAACACCTCATTTACGGCATATAATCTTAGGCAAGTAAATGAAGCAATTAATGATGTCGTGAATAAGAGGATTCCCGGAAAGGCAGTTCTAATTCCCTAGGCCTCTGCTTCTGCAGTTGATGCCTTAATTGATTCCTCTATTTTCTTCTTAACTTCCTCAAAATTATTAACTATATCGCTTGGGTTTAAGCCATCCTTAAAGTACTTAGAGAATTTCCTCTTTAATTCCTCCTCATTGCTCGCTAATTGGGCAGCGTAGTCAGCTATGTGCTTGCCGCTTAATCGCTCAGGATCCGGAAATGAATCCTCGCTCTGGGGAATATCCATATCAGCATCAATTGCGCCCTTGGCTACAGCAAATATGCGGGAACCAGCAATAGGAACATGAAGGCCAACATCTAGCACGGCCTCCTCTATTCCC
The DNA window shown above is from Thermocladium sp. ECH_B and carries:
- a CDS encoding 50S ribosomal protein L18, with the protein product MAGGGTYKVKFRRRREGKTNYKKRAVMVISGKNRLVVRRTNNYIIAQIMQARPEGDVTLVSATSKELRKFGWKGGLKNMPAAYLTGLLLGKRAVAKGIEEAVLDVGLHVPIAGSRIFAVAKGAIDADMDIPQSEDSFPDPERLSGKHIADYAAQLASNEEELKRKFSKYFKDGLNPSDIVNNFEEVKKKIEESIKASTAEAEA
- a CDS encoding alcohol dehydrogenase, which translates into the protein MKALAAVLHEFNKPLSLEYIDLNPGPGEMIVKVKASGICGRDIVIWRGGFKLSPPLVLGHEVFGELNGEPVGVFGAITCGKCMYCRNGKENLCDELMFLGEKRFGGYAEAVSVPERNIFKLPDDQFEKYAAATCPLATAIHATKLVDPRGLKVMVTGAGGSVGIHMIQYLKMLGAKVVAITSKQKKPIIEKYADEVVLEGEKYNGYVDVVYENVGAPTINESLRSLRKEGTLVLIGNVEGQEIPLKRPALTIMREQRIIGSAAYTKSEVLEAIKLIHEGSINTSFTAYNLRQVNEAINDVVNKRIPGKAVLIP